A window of Sutcliffiella cohnii contains these coding sequences:
- a CDS encoding MFS transporter produces MNRFRFWILVSIVAISGFSQGMLLPLIAIIFENAGVSSFLNGVNATALYIGVLLASPFMEQPLRKYGYKPVIIIGGLLVFLSLAMFPLWKTFWFWFVLRLLIGIGDHALHFATQTWITAFSPEHRRGRNISLYGLFFGIGFAAGPLMTPLVQINEALPFIVSSVLCLIGWAFVFFLHNDYPEQDIQMNSFFHTLKRFKLAWKYGWIAFLPPLTYGFLEASLNGSFPVYALRIGFEVSNVSIILAAFAIGGIVFQLPLGMLSDKWGRKNILVAVFLLGFITFTTAGFLEGYFFGLAITIFLAGMFVGSTFSLGIAYMTDLMPKNLLPTGNLMCGIFFSFGSLLGPILGGLFIQLFEGISFFTIISTLFLVITILLITKGKKSLVGKTA; encoded by the coding sequence ATGAATCGGTTTCGGTTTTGGATTTTAGTTAGTATTGTTGCAATATCCGGTTTTAGTCAAGGGATGCTACTGCCACTTATTGCGATTATTTTTGAAAATGCAGGCGTATCTTCCTTTTTAAACGGAGTAAATGCAACTGCTTTATATATTGGAGTACTTCTCGCTTCTCCTTTTATGGAACAACCTTTACGGAAGTACGGTTATAAACCAGTCATTATTATTGGTGGCTTGCTCGTATTTCTTTCTCTTGCGATGTTTCCACTCTGGAAAACGTTTTGGTTTTGGTTCGTGTTACGACTATTAATTGGAATCGGTGATCACGCCCTCCATTTCGCAACGCAAACTTGGATTACTGCTTTTTCACCCGAACATCGCCGTGGTAGAAACATCTCTCTTTATGGGCTTTTCTTCGGAATAGGATTTGCTGCTGGGCCGTTAATGACTCCTTTAGTACAAATTAATGAGGCATTACCGTTTATCGTCTCGTCTGTTCTTTGTTTAATCGGTTGGGCGTTTGTATTCTTCCTGCACAACGATTATCCAGAACAAGATATTCAGATGAACTCGTTTTTCCATACGTTGAAAAGGTTTAAACTAGCATGGAAATATGGATGGATCGCGTTTCTTCCCCCGCTCACGTATGGGTTTTTAGAAGCTTCATTGAATGGTAGTTTTCCAGTTTATGCGCTCCGAATAGGGTTCGAAGTAAGCAATGTTTCCATTATATTAGCTGCCTTTGCAATTGGAGGAATTGTTTTTCAGCTGCCACTCGGGATGTTAAGTGATAAATGGGGACGGAAAAACATTCTTGTCGCTGTATTCCTTTTAGGATTTATCACCTTTACAACAGCGGGATTTTTAGAAGGCTACTTTTTCGGTCTTGCCATTACTATCTTTCTAGCCGGTATGTTTGTTGGCTCGACTTTTTCATTAGGGATAGCATACATGACCGATCTTATGCCTAAAAACTTATTACCAACCGGAAATTTAATGTGTGGGATCTTTTTCAGTTTTGGAAGCTTACTAGGTCCTATTCTCGGTGGATTGTTCATTCAACTGTTTGAAGGAATTAGTTTCTTTACCATTATTAGTACGTTATTTTTAGTCATCACTATACTTCTCATCACAAAAGGAAAAAAATCTTTAGTTGGGAAAACGGCTTAA
- a CDS encoding OsmC family protein translates to MEFKMKDGGFLADLPYGELHVSGDEQFGFRPYQLMVSSIAVCSGGVLRKILQKKRLTVKDMHIHTKVERNEQEANRLEKIHLHYIIKGENLPEKHVEQAMELARKNCPMVQSVINSIEVTESFEIVE, encoded by the coding sequence ATGGAATTTAAAATGAAAGACGGAGGATTCTTGGCTGATTTACCTTATGGGGAACTTCACGTATCAGGTGATGAGCAGTTCGGCTTTCGACCATACCAGTTAATGGTTTCATCCATTGCAGTATGTAGCGGAGGGGTCTTGCGAAAAATACTTCAAAAAAAGCGTCTAACCGTAAAAGATATGCATATACATACAAAGGTGGAACGAAACGAGCAGGAGGCAAATCGACTTGAAAAAATCCACTTGCACTATATTATTAAAGGTGAGAATTTGCCTGAAAAACATGTAGAGCAAGCAATGGAACTTGCTCGAAAAAACTGTCCAATGGTCCAATCTGTTATCAATAGCATCGAAGTAACGGAATCATTTGAAATAGTAGAATAA
- a CDS encoding YczE/YyaS/YitT family protein: MLKRAVFYLIGLLILSFGVSLTIVSDLGAGAWDALNVGLSIRIGLTVGSWVFIVGIILIVVNAFLRKHKPDYLAVITIFLVGSFIDFWLYMLSNLEPTGFLFKLLVLLAGMTLLSLGIATYLQAKFPVIPIDNLMLALQDRLGFKLMTAKMTGELIALVLALIFGGPIGLGTIIVTFGVGPIIQLFFPTMEKLYGKWMHEG, encoded by the coding sequence ATGTTAAAAAGAGCTGTTTTTTACTTAATAGGATTACTCATTTTATCGTTTGGCGTTAGTTTAACGATTGTGTCAGATTTAGGTGCAGGAGCGTGGGACGCGTTAAACGTTGGTCTCTCAATTAGAATCGGCCTAACGGTTGGTAGTTGGGTATTTATCGTAGGTATTATTTTAATTGTAGTTAATGCTTTCTTAAGAAAACATAAACCTGATTATTTAGCAGTCATTACGATCTTTTTAGTCGGATCGTTTATTGATTTTTGGCTATATATGTTGTCCAACTTAGAACCAACGGGCTTCCTATTCAAATTGCTCGTTTTACTTGCCGGTATGACGTTACTGAGCCTTGGAATTGCAACGTATTTACAGGCGAAATTCCCAGTTATCCCAATCGATAACTTAATGTTGGCACTACAAGACCGACTTGGATTTAAGCTAATGACAGCAAAAATGACAGGCGAATTAATTGCACTAGTACTTGCTTTAATCTTCGGCGGCCCAATTGGATTAGGGACTATTATCGTTACGTTTGGAGTAGGACCAATCATTCAATTGTTCTTTCCGACAATGGAAAAACTATATGGGAAATGGATGCACGAGGGGTGA
- a CDS encoding YfkD famly protein: MLMFIIAPSAHSAEKGQEDKQQGKVQIPSSVLDISKENTYPNPTEDIPYLQPSELTQELIDSSNVKIENPQLIKMLNESNISPSPVALGYRATIYLGQWPLYYDSAETNVNWEYQKINTNYIDNRGGKAPVQMKYRQEAQKHIKGGLTSKVASDGEVKQMMMLKAMEKTKLPLSFSTIIGAGTKKDQVYNVPVNKLGYLYAYSPAVNEKGKVTYGEVYLELKGSKKAIVVKNVTSQGIGAWIPIQDHASFIFAASDRPR, translated from the coding sequence ATGTTAATGTTTATTATCGCTCCTTCAGCTCATTCGGCAGAGAAAGGGCAAGAAGATAAGCAGCAAGGAAAAGTTCAAATACCAAGCTCCGTGCTCGATATTTCAAAAGAAAATACGTACCCAAACCCAACGGAGGATATTCCGTATTTACAGCCTAGTGAATTAACACAAGAACTAATTGATTCTTCTAACGTGAAAATTGAAAATCCACAGCTCATTAAAATGTTAAACGAATCAAATATTTCTCCTTCGCCTGTAGCGTTAGGGTACCGAGCAACCATTTATTTAGGACAATGGCCGCTCTATTACGATTCGGCAGAAACGAACGTAAACTGGGAATACCAAAAAATCAACACGAACTACATTGATAATCGCGGTGGAAAAGCACCGGTTCAAATGAAATATCGTCAAGAAGCACAAAAGCATATTAAAGGCGGTTTAACCTCTAAAGTCGCAAGCGATGGCGAAGTGAAACAAATGATGATGTTAAAAGCGATGGAAAAAACGAAGTTACCATTATCCTTCAGCACAATTATTGGAGCAGGCACGAAAAAAGACCAGGTGTATAACGTTCCCGTTAATAAACTTGGCTATTTATATGCGTATTCTCCAGCTGTAAATGAAAAAGGAAAAGTAACATATGGGGAAGTCTATTTAGAGCTAAAAGGTAGTAAAAAAGCAATTGTTGTGAAAAATGTAACTTCTCAAGGAATTGGTGCATGGATTCCTATCCAAGATCACGCATCATTCATTTTTGCTGCAAGCGACCGACCAAGATAA
- the yfkAB gene encoding radical SAM/CxCxxxxC motif protein YfkAB has translation MKTKAPLQAITPSFDPWEAYLDVEQYGKMTLTNVEFTTTTICNMRCEHCAVGYTLQPKDPDALPLELLIRRLEEIPHLRSISITGGEPMLSKKSVTDYVVPLLKYAHERGVRTQINSNLTLDLARYELIVPYLDVLHISHNWGTIDDFVEGGFAMMERKPSYEQRAKYFQRMIDNSKALTKAGVIVSAETMLNKRTLPHIENIHKQIVEEMNCQRHEVHPMYPSDFASNLEVLSLEEMRDAIHRLLDIRDENVWMLFGTLPFYACSSNEEDLALLKKLYAAKNVTVRNDPDGRSRLNVNIFNGDIIVTDFGDTPALGNIQTTSLPEAYNKWNESKIAKQLSCHCPAVQCLGPNILVKNAYYPNEDFSTKSAVLSK, from the coding sequence ATGAAAACGAAAGCACCTTTACAAGCTATTACTCCAAGCTTTGATCCTTGGGAAGCTTATTTAGATGTAGAACAATATGGCAAAATGACACTAACGAACGTTGAATTTACGACTACTACTATTTGTAACATGCGTTGTGAGCATTGTGCAGTTGGTTATACGTTACAGCCGAAAGACCCTGATGCACTTCCGTTAGAGTTGTTAATACGCCGATTAGAGGAAATTCCTCACCTGCGTTCTATTAGTATAACGGGTGGAGAACCGATGCTCTCTAAAAAATCCGTTACTGATTACGTCGTGCCTCTGTTAAAGTATGCCCATGAAAGAGGGGTTCGCACTCAAATAAACTCAAATTTAACGTTAGATCTTGCTCGTTACGAACTAATCGTTCCTTACCTTGACGTTTTGCATATTTCTCATAACTGGGGAACTATCGATGATTTCGTCGAAGGTGGTTTCGCGATGATGGAGAGAAAACCTTCCTATGAACAGCGGGCGAAATACTTCCAAAGAATGATTGATAACTCGAAAGCATTAACAAAAGCTGGAGTTATTGTTTCCGCCGAAACGATGTTGAATAAGCGAACACTTCCTCATATCGAAAACATTCATAAGCAAATCGTGGAAGAAATGAATTGTCAACGTCATGAGGTTCACCCTATGTACCCAAGTGACTTTGCTAGCAACTTAGAAGTTCTTTCATTAGAAGAAATGCGCGACGCTATCCATCGTTTATTAGACATTCGCGACGAAAATGTGTGGATGTTATTTGGTACGTTGCCGTTTTATGCTTGTAGCTCTAACGAGGAAGATTTAGCTCTATTGAAAAAACTGTACGCAGCGAAAAACGTGACGGTTCGTAATGACCCGGACGGTCGCTCAAGACTTAACGTGAACATTTTTAACGGGGACATTATCGTCACTGACTTTGGTGATACACCAGCGCTTGGTAATATCCAAACTACTTCTCTTCCTGAAGCTTATAACAAATGGAATGAAAGTAAAATTGCCAAACAACTAAGCTGCCATTGTCCAGCTGTTCAATGTTTAGGTCCGAATATTTTAGTAAAAAATGCATATTATCCAAACGAAGATTTTTCTACAAAGAGTGCAGTTTTATCAAAATAA
- a CDS encoding SE1561 family protein, with translation MGKATHNKDDQVSYLKNRLNMFLEVIDSMDPESTEVEDIDRLIEMLDDLEVKYNQFKKEW, from the coding sequence ATGGGTAAGGCAACACATAACAAAGACGATCAAGTATCATACTTAAAAAATCGACTAAATATGTTCCTAGAGGTAATCGACTCAATGGATCCTGAATCAACTGAGGTAGAGGACATCGATCGATTAATTGAAATGTTAGATGATTTAGAAGTGAAGTATAACCAATTTAAAAAAGAGTGGTAA
- a CDS encoding fumarate hydratase: MEKILDSLYELVVETSTKLPKDVRRAIAKAKLSESAGTRAAMSLATITNNIKMADENVSPICQDTGLPTFKIKTPVGVNQLKIKDAIYKAMAEATKHGKLRPNSVDSLTGDNSGDNLGPGTPVIKFEQWEEDYIDARLILKGGGCENKNIQYSLPTELEGLGRAGRDLDGIRKCIMHSVYQAQGQGCSAGFIGVGIGGDRTSGYELAKEQLFRSNDDINPVEELRQLEEYVMENANKLGIGTMGFGGETTLLGCKVGVMNRIPASFFVSVAYNCWAFRRLGMKINPETGEIMEWLYQDGDMIDFKDEQVEEATEKNDSREVVLTAPITEEQIRELKVGDVVRITGRMYTGRDAIHKYLMDNDAPVDLNGQIIYHCGPVMMKDEDGNWHVKAAGPTTSIREEPYQGDIMKKFGVRAVIGKGGMGAKTLAALKEHGGVYLNAIGGAAQYYADCIKGVDGVDLMKFGIPEAMWHLNVEDFTAVVTMDSHGNSLHEDVEKTSLEKLEQFKEPVFK, from the coding sequence ATGGAAAAAATATTAGACAGCTTGTATGAGCTAGTTGTTGAAACGTCCACGAAATTACCGAAAGATGTTCGTCGTGCGATTGCAAAAGCAAAGTTGAGCGAAAGTGCTGGAACGCGCGCTGCAATGTCACTAGCGACGATCACAAATAATATTAAAATGGCTGACGAAAACGTATCACCAATTTGTCAGGATACAGGTTTACCAACTTTCAAAATTAAAACTCCAGTTGGCGTAAACCAATTAAAAATAAAAGACGCTATTTATAAAGCAATGGCAGAAGCAACAAAACATGGGAAACTACGTCCAAACTCTGTTGACTCTTTAACAGGAGATAACAGTGGAGATAACTTAGGACCAGGAACTCCTGTGATAAAGTTTGAACAATGGGAAGAAGATTACATCGATGCGCGCCTTATTTTAAAAGGTGGCGGTTGTGAAAATAAAAACATTCAATATAGCTTACCGACTGAGCTAGAAGGACTTGGCCGTGCTGGTCGTGACTTAGACGGCATTCGCAAATGTATTATGCACTCTGTCTATCAAGCACAAGGACAAGGCTGTAGTGCTGGGTTCATCGGAGTTGGAATTGGTGGAGACCGTACATCTGGTTACGAGCTTGCGAAAGAACAATTATTCCGCAGTAACGATGACATAAATCCAGTAGAAGAGCTTCGTCAATTAGAAGAGTACGTAATGGAAAATGCAAACAAACTAGGAATTGGAACAATGGGCTTCGGTGGAGAAACGACGTTACTAGGCTGTAAAGTTGGCGTCATGAACCGTATTCCAGCAAGCTTTTTCGTATCTGTTGCTTATAACTGTTGGGCATTCCGTCGCTTAGGGATGAAAATTAATCCGGAAACAGGCGAAATTATGGAGTGGTTATACCAAGATGGCGACATGATTGACTTTAAAGATGAGCAAGTGGAAGAGGCTACTGAAAAGAATGATTCACGTGAAGTGGTGTTAACGGCTCCAATTACAGAAGAACAAATTCGTGAGCTTAAAGTAGGGGACGTGGTACGCATTACAGGTAGAATGTACACTGGCCGTGACGCGATTCATAAATATTTAATGGATAACGACGCACCTGTTGATTTAAATGGTCAAATCATTTACCACTGTGGACCAGTTATGATGAAAGACGAAGATGGAAATTGGCACGTAAAAGCAGCTGGCCCAACGACAAGTATTCGTGAAGAACCTTACCAAGGAGATATCATGAAGAAATTCGGTGTCCGTGCCGTTATCGGTAAAGGTGGAATGGGTGCAAAAACTTTAGCGGCCTTAAAAGAACACGGTGGCGTATACTTAAATGCAATCGGTGGAGCGGCACAATATTATGCAGATTGTATTAAAGGAGTAGACGGAGTCGACTTAATGAAATTCGGTATTCCAGAAGCAATGTGGCATTTAAATGTAGAAGACTTCACAGCCGTTGTAACAATGGATTCACACGGCAATAGCTTACATGAAGATGTAGAAAAAACGTCATTAGAAAAATTAGAGCAATTTAAAGAGCCGGTATTTAAATAA
- a CDS encoding DUF3221 domain-containing protein, whose product MVKTDLYEACKIKAFILVENRLILLMFIAFMTGCSIENFDPKPPHTTGYILEVDGKGLLVAERISSKEFDEIKDIPIEELMDRNLTLIYITYDDVKGFKVGNEIDIWLDGEEIEASYPGKAKAVKIELRK is encoded by the coding sequence ATGGTGAAAACCGATTTGTATGAAGCCTGTAAAATAAAAGCGTTTATTCTTGTAGAAAATCGGCTGATTTTACTGATGTTTATTGCATTCATGACGGGTTGTTCAATAGAAAATTTTGACCCAAAACCTCCTCACACAACAGGGTATATTCTCGAAGTAGATGGGAAAGGTTTATTGGTTGCAGAACGTATATCTTCTAAAGAATTTGATGAAATAAAAGATATTCCAATTGAAGAGTTGATGGATAGAAACCTCACCTTAATTTATATAACTTACGATGATGTTAAAGGGTTTAAAGTAGGTAATGAGATCGACATTTGGTTGGATGGCGAAGAGATTGAAGCAAGTTATCCAGGTAAAGCCAAGGCGGTGAAAATTGAGTTAAGAAAGTGA